From Thermoleophilaceae bacterium, one genomic window encodes:
- a CDS encoding CAP domain-containing protein, which produces MPIRPRRTFAAALLAAAFVTPAAAHASCGAAASARPASVSPAAAAHATLCLLNEERAKHHLRPLHESTKLDRAARGHSHSMVKHRYFGHGDFAGRIRRAGYHGYTLGENIAWGSLRYSTPASIVNMWMHSAGHRANILRPQFRDIGIGIADGAPEGGVGGAATYTTDFGRPA; this is translated from the coding sequence ATGCCGATCCGTCCACGGCGCACCTTCGCGGCCGCCCTTCTGGCCGCTGCCTTCGTCACCCCAGCCGCCGCTCACGCGAGCTGCGGCGCGGCCGCGTCCGCGCGTCCGGCGAGCGTGTCCCCCGCCGCGGCGGCGCACGCCACTCTCTGCCTGCTCAATGAGGAGCGCGCCAAGCACCATCTGCGGCCGCTCCACGAGAGCACGAAGCTCGACCGCGCTGCGCGCGGCCACTCGCACTCGATGGTCAAGCACCGCTATTTCGGCCACGGCGACTTCGCGGGCCGCATCCGCCGTGCCGGCTACCACGGCTACACGCTCGGCGAGAACATCGCCTGGGGGTCGCTGCGGTACTCCACTCCGGCGTCGATCGTGAACATGTGGATGCACAGCGCGGGCCACCGCGCGAACATCCTGCGCCCGCAGTTCCGCGACATAGGCATCGGCATCGCGGACGGCGCGCCTGAAGGCGGGGTCGGCGGCGCCGCCACCTACACAACCGACTTCGGCAGGCCGGCCTAG
- a CDS encoding DUF1015 family protein, whose protein sequence is MAEIQPLRTLRYEPRVVGSLEAVTAPPYDVIDDAERAALAAKSPFNVVEIDLPRPDNGGDPYAHAEHTFEAWQQQGVLIREREPAIWALTQDYTGPDGRQRTRHGFLCRVRVEDYGPGRIRPHERTHPGPKEDRLRLTRATRANLSPIFSLFEDPDQRAWHALEPFTANEPFGTASDPDGTVNTIWRVSDEEAIHSVQQTLSDRELLIADGHHRYETARVYAEEIGGEGEHRYVLMFLCSLSDPGLTIFPTHRLLTDLTDEKRAALAETLERDFHSSPIGADELEPGPSEQGIVLGYLDRFAGEPRRLRLKDQSIADAALADKPEPYRRLDTAVLEALVLKGALGMSEDDISHLHGLNYSKDTSDARAAVSDGRADAAFFMRATPVEQVREVAEAGESMPPKSTFFFPKVPTGLVFNPLE, encoded by the coding sequence GTGGCGGAGATCCAGCCCCTAAGGACACTCAGGTACGAGCCGCGCGTGGTGGGCTCGCTGGAGGCCGTCACCGCGCCGCCCTATGACGTGATCGACGACGCGGAACGTGCCGCCCTCGCGGCGAAGAGCCCGTTCAACGTCGTCGAGATCGATCTCCCCCGCCCCGACAACGGCGGCGACCCTTACGCCCACGCCGAGCACACCTTCGAGGCCTGGCAGCAGCAGGGCGTGCTCATCCGCGAGCGCGAACCCGCGATCTGGGCGCTCACGCAGGACTACACGGGCCCGGACGGGCGACAGCGCACCCGCCACGGCTTCCTCTGCCGCGTGCGCGTGGAGGACTACGGCCCCGGCCGCATCCGGCCGCACGAGCGCACCCACCCGGGCCCGAAGGAGGATCGCCTGCGCCTCACCCGCGCCACCAGAGCGAACCTCTCCCCCATCTTCAGCCTGTTCGAGGACCCCGATCAAAGGGCGTGGCATGCGCTCGAGCCGTTCACCGCGAACGAGCCGTTCGGCACCGCAAGCGACCCGGACGGAACCGTCAACACGATCTGGCGGGTGAGCGACGAGGAGGCGATTCACTCGGTCCAGCAAACGCTGTCCGACCGTGAGCTCCTGATCGCCGACGGCCATCACCGCTACGAGACCGCCCGCGTGTACGCCGAGGAGATCGGCGGCGAGGGCGAGCACCGCTACGTGCTCATGTTCCTCTGCTCGCTGTCAGATCCAGGACTGACGATCTTCCCCACCCACCGCCTCCTCACCGACCTCACGGACGAGAAGCGCGCCGCTCTCGCGGAGACGCTGGAGCGCGACTTCCACTCGAGCCCGATCGGCGCAGACGAGCTCGAGCCCGGCCCGTCCGAGCAGGGGATCGTGCTCGGCTACCTCGACCGCTTCGCAGGCGAGCCCCGGCGCCTACGGCTGAAGGACCAGTCGATCGCCGACGCCGCGCTGGCGGACAAGCCCGAGCCCTACCGTCGCCTCGACACCGCGGTGCTCGAGGCGCTCGTGCTGAAGGGCGCGCTCGGAATGAGCGAAGACGACATCTCGCACCTCCACGGGCTGAACTACTCGAAGGACACGAGCGACGCGCGCGCCGCGGTGAGCGACGGCCGCGCCGACGCCGCCTTCTTCATGCGCGCCACGCCGGTGGAGCAGGTGCGCGAGGTGGCGGAGGCCGGCGAGTCGATGCCGCCGAAGTCAACCTTCTTCTTTCCGAAGGTCCCGACGGGCCTCGTGTTCAACCCGCTCGAGTAA
- a CDS encoding STAS domain-containing protein — MAPRRRLGTLSLDAIGAGVVVLTLLGEFHHRESRDLERALGEALSGDFGNVVVDMREVRLFGAPSLRAVVKGALRARERGIGFALVRPDHDVWHAFELTGLDTQLTHSASIEAALSAITRAG; from the coding sequence ATGGCTCCCAGGCGCAGGCTCGGCACGTTGAGCCTGGACGCGATCGGCGCCGGCGTGGTGGTGCTCACGCTGCTCGGTGAGTTCCATCACCGAGAGAGCCGCGACCTGGAGCGGGCGCTCGGGGAAGCGCTCAGCGGCGACTTCGGCAACGTGGTGGTGGACATGCGCGAGGTGAGGCTGTTCGGGGCGCCGAGCCTCCGCGCGGTGGTGAAGGGGGCGCTCCGCGCGCGCGAGCGCGGCATCGGGTTCGCGCTCGTGAGGCCGGACCACGACGTCTGGCACGCGTTCGAGCTCACCGGCCTCGACACCCAGCTCACCCACAGCGCCTCGATCGAGGCCGCGCTGTCCGCGATTACTCGAGCGGGTTGA
- a CDS encoding cob(I)yrinic acid a,c-diamide adenosyltransferase — MVKIYTRKGDDGSTGLWYGGRVPKSGGRPEAYGAVDEAASALGMCRAEAGRTDEELAADILRIQNELFIAGAELATAPEAAGRLEPGVSKVTSDMIDQLEADIDRYMARVDLPPKFVIPGGTELSARLDVARTAVRRAERRVVDLKAAGDLPDDTALRYLNRLSDALFAMARYADEPDPKLFEGRT, encoded by the coding sequence GTGGTGAAGATCTACACGCGCAAGGGCGACGACGGCTCCACCGGGCTCTGGTACGGCGGCCGGGTGCCCAAATCGGGCGGGCGGCCGGAGGCATATGGGGCAGTGGACGAGGCGGCGTCGGCCCTCGGGATGTGCCGCGCGGAGGCCGGCCGCACGGACGAGGAGCTGGCCGCGGACATCCTTCGCATCCAGAACGAGCTCTTCATCGCGGGGGCGGAGCTCGCCACCGCGCCAGAGGCCGCCGGGCGGCTCGAGCCGGGCGTGTCGAAGGTCACGAGCGACATGATCGACCAGCTCGAGGCGGACATAGATCGCTACATGGCGCGCGTGGACCTGCCGCCGAAGTTCGTGATCCCGGGCGGCACGGAGCTGTCGGCACGGCTCGACGTGGCCCGCACGGCCGTTCGCCGCGCCGAGCGCCGCGTGGTGGATCTCAAGGCCGCCGGCGACCTGCCGGACGACACCGCGCTCAGATACCTGAACCGCCTATCGGACGCCCTCTTCGCGATGGCCCGGTACGCGGATGAACCC